From Streptomyces yatensis, one genomic window encodes:
- a CDS encoding glutamate synthase subunit beta yields MADPKGFLTTPRRLPPRRPVDERVRDWNEVQAPGALLPIVNAQADRCMDCGIPFCHEGCPLGNLIPEWNDLVSRDDWLRASERLHATNNFPEFTGRLCPAPCESACVLAINQPAVTIKNVEVAIADRAWESGYVTPKPPERLSGRTVAVIGSGPAGLAAAQQLTRAGHTVAVYERDDRVGGLLRYGIPEFKMEKRHLDRRLGQMRAEGTKFRSGVDVGSDLDAAELRARYDALVIAVGARAWRELPVPGRELAGIHQAMEYLPMANRVREGDYARPPITAEGKHVVIIGGGDTGADCLGTVLRQGAASVTQLDIHPRPGDERADGEPWPTYPKIYRMSAAHEEAMELAASPEADVDARVFSATTVRFEGTAPDAGRPHGGVRALRLIGSRADGQPGPDAERVLRADLVLLALGFRGAEPESGLFDQLGLELDERGTVVRDASFATGADGVFVAGDAGRGQSLIVWAIAEGRSAAAAVDRYLAGSTTLPAPVGPADRPMTA; encoded by the coding sequence ATGGCCGATCCCAAGGGTTTCCTCACCACACCCCGTCGTCTTCCGCCCCGCCGTCCGGTGGACGAGCGGGTGCGGGACTGGAACGAGGTCCAGGCACCCGGCGCCCTGCTGCCCATCGTCAACGCCCAGGCGGACCGCTGCATGGACTGCGGCATCCCGTTCTGCCACGAGGGCTGCCCGCTGGGGAACCTCATCCCGGAGTGGAACGACCTGGTCTCCCGTGACGACTGGCTGCGCGCGAGCGAGCGGCTGCACGCGACCAACAACTTTCCCGAGTTCACCGGCCGGCTGTGCCCGGCCCCCTGTGAGAGCGCCTGTGTGCTGGCCATCAACCAGCCGGCGGTCACCATCAAGAACGTCGAGGTGGCCATCGCCGACCGGGCCTGGGAGAGCGGATATGTGACCCCCAAGCCACCGGAGCGGCTGTCCGGCCGGACCGTCGCCGTGATCGGCTCGGGGCCCGCGGGCCTGGCAGCGGCCCAGCAACTCACCCGCGCGGGACACACCGTGGCGGTGTACGAGCGCGACGACCGGGTGGGCGGGCTGCTCCGCTACGGCATCCCCGAGTTCAAGATGGAGAAGCGCCATCTTGACCGGCGGCTGGGGCAGATGCGCGCGGAGGGCACCAAGTTCCGCTCCGGTGTGGACGTCGGCAGCGATCTGGACGCCGCCGAGCTCAGGGCGCGCTACGACGCGCTCGTGATAGCGGTGGGCGCCCGGGCCTGGCGCGAACTCCCCGTACCGGGACGGGAGTTGGCCGGGATTCATCAGGCGATGGAGTATCTGCCGATGGCCAACCGGGTGCGCGAGGGCGACTACGCCCGGCCGCCGATCACCGCCGAGGGCAAGCATGTCGTCATCATCGGCGGCGGGGACACCGGCGCGGACTGCCTGGGCACCGTGCTGCGGCAGGGCGCCGCCTCCGTGACCCAGCTGGACATCCACCCCCGCCCCGGCGACGAACGGGCCGACGGCGAGCCCTGGCCCACCTACCCCAAGATCTACCGGATGTCCGCCGCCCATGAGGAGGCCATGGAGCTGGCGGCCTCTCCGGAGGCGGACGTGGACGCGCGGGTCTTCTCCGCGACCACCGTCCGCTTCGAGGGGACGGCACCGGACGCGGGGCGGCCGCACGGCGGCGTCCGGGCGCTGCGCCTGATCGGGTCCCGGGCCGATGGGCAGCCCGGACCGGACGCGGAGCGGGTGCTCCGGGCCGATCTGGTGCTGCTGGCCCTCGGCTTCCGTGGCGCGGAGCCGGAGAGCGGGCTGTTCGACCAGCTCGGGCTGGAGCTCGACGAGCGCGGCACCGTCGTGCGCGACGCGTCCTTCGCCACCGGCGCGGACGGGGTGTTCGTGGCGGGCGACGCGGGCCGTGGCCAGTCGTTGATC
- a CDS encoding NAD(P)H-dependent flavin oxidoreductase, whose amino-acid sequence MDTPLTRLIGVRHPLVQTGMGWVAGPRLVSAVANAGALGILASATMSPKRLRSAVREVAARTDAPFGVNLRADAGDAGERVRIIIEEGVRVASFALAPRRELIDLLKDAGVVVIPSVGARRHAEKVAGWGADAVVVQGAEGGGHTGQVATTVLLPQVVDAVDIPVVAAGGFHDGRGLAAALAYGAAGIAMGTRFLLTSDSTVPDAVKARYLAAAVTDVTVTTAVDGLPHRMLRSELVDSLERSGRTAALLRAVRHAAAFRRLAGLSWPRMVRDGLALRHGKDLTWSQVLLAATTPMLLKASMVDGRTDTGVMASGQVAGVIEDLPCCADLVDRIMAEAATTLDRLTGGRTVG is encoded by the coding sequence ATGGACACCCCACTGACCAGGCTCATCGGAGTGCGCCACCCGCTCGTCCAGACGGGCATGGGGTGGGTGGCCGGGCCCCGGCTGGTGTCGGCCGTGGCGAACGCCGGGGCGCTGGGCATCCTGGCCTCCGCGACCATGTCGCCGAAGCGGCTGCGCTCGGCCGTCCGCGAGGTGGCCGCCCGCACCGACGCGCCCTTCGGCGTCAATCTGCGCGCCGACGCCGGGGACGCCGGGGAGCGGGTGCGCATCATCATCGAGGAGGGGGTGCGGGTCGCCTCGTTCGCGCTGGCCCCCAGGCGCGAGCTGATCGACCTGCTGAAGGACGCGGGCGTGGTGGTCATCCCGTCCGTGGGCGCCCGGCGCCATGCGGAGAAGGTCGCGGGCTGGGGCGCGGACGCGGTGGTGGTGCAGGGCGCCGAGGGCGGCGGCCACACCGGACAGGTGGCCACCACCGTGCTGCTCCCCCAGGTCGTGGACGCGGTGGACATCCCGGTCGTGGCCGCGGGCGGCTTCCACGACGGACGGGGGCTGGCGGCCGCGCTCGCCTACGGGGCGGCGGGGATCGCGATGGGCACCCGATTCCTGCTCACCTCCGACAGCACCGTCCCGGACGCCGTGAAGGCCCGCTATCTGGCGGCGGCGGTCACCGATGTCACCGTCACCACGGCGGTGGACGGGCTCCCGCACCGGATGCTCCGCAGCGAACTGGTCGACTCCCTGGAGCGCTCCGGCCGCACCGCCGCACTGCTGCGCGCCGTGCGCCACGCCGCCGCCTTCCGTCGACTGGCCGGGCTGAGCTGGCCGCGGATGGTGCGCGACGGGCTGGCCCTGCGGCACGGCAAGGACCTCACCTGGAGCCAGGTCCTGCTGGCCGCCACCACCCCGATGCTGCTGAAGGCGTCGATGGTGGACGGCCGCACCGACACGGGGGTGATGGCCTCCGGACAGGTGGCCGGGGTGATCGAGGATCTGCCCTGCTGCGCGGATCTGGTGGACCGGATCATGGCCGAGGCCGCCACGACCCTGGACCGGCTGACCGGCGGTCGTACAGTGGGGTGA